From the Synergistaceae bacterium genome, the window CATCAAGACGCTTTATTTTCACTCAACAGCGAGAAATCAGACGAGTCAAATTTTGAGAATGAAGTCAAGACTCAGGAAGAAATTGTCAACAGCTTAAAACGTGAATTAATATCGCAAATTATGCCCTTTGGCTATAAATCTTTACCCGATAAGAACCCCGGCGAAATTATTTCAGCTCTTGAGAAAAGGCTCAATGCATGGCAGGAAGGCACAAGAAAGCGCGACGAACTCGAACACGAAGTATCAGTATCACAAGCTAAATTTGCAGCTCTCAAGAAAGATAAAGAGTCCTTCAGGCTCAAACGTGAAGAACTTGCAAGCCGCGTTAAAGGAGTCGAGGCCGAACGTGACAGCCTGCAGCAACAGAGAATTATATTATTTGCCTCACGCAAGCCCGATGACGAACAGGAACGAATGAGCAAAGATGTAGAATTATTACGCGGCCGACTCAATGAATGCCGGGAGACTCGCAACGAGAAAAGCGCAAAACTTGATAAATTATTGACGGCGATTCACAGCTTAGAGACTCAAATGGCCCGGGGTCGTGAAGATTTACAGAAACATGAAGTAAATTTCGGCAAAAAGTTAATTGCTTTAGGATTCAAGAATGAAGAAGATTTTGCGGCATCATGTTTAACTAGCGACGAACGGCGGGACTTGCAAAATAGATTACGCGAATTAACACGTGAAGATTTAGATATTAAGTCCGAAAAAGAGAATACACGCGCGAAATTAATCGAACTTCAAAGCGACGGCGTAAGATTTGACCCCGACCAGTTAAAATCACGTCTTGAGATGGCTAAAAATTTAATTCGTGAAAATCAAAGCGAAAATATACCCTCTGAGACCATAAAAGAAATAAGAGAACTTGCTAAAATTTGCGGCCTGTCAAGTGAGGTGCTTTAACGTGAATAATTTAATATGGGATGAGTTAAAATTTTTTATATCGCGCTTAAAATCTTTATCAATCAGCGACTCCCTTAATCTCGATAATAATAATCACGGCTTCTGTGTATCAGTAAAATGCGAGCTTGAAAGCTGGGTATACTGCCCTGATAATATAAATCAAGATATTTGCGATAAAGTTATTAATTTCTTTACTGGGCGCGAGTCTTTCATGTGGCCTGTATATAATAATGCTGACACGAAAATTTTAGACGATTCAGGACTATTTTATGCAGGTGATTTAATTGCTATGAGCCTTAATCCTGAGAATGCAATAACGAGTAAAGCAAATCCAAATATAAAAATTGAACGCGTCATAAATAATTCTCGTGAATGGGCAGTTACTGCGGGAATTTCTTTCGGGAGTCAGGAAAACGAGATCACCCGGAATTATATAAATTTTATTTCTGCCATGAATCAAGACCGGCAAAATTTAGCATTATATCTCGCAAAACTTGATAATAAACCGGCGGGAACTTTCTTATTAACCCGCAAAAACGGTGTATATTATTTCGGAGTCAAACCTGAATTCAGGCGCATGGGTATAGCAGCGGCCATGATGAGCGAAATTTGCAGGTTATCGAATTTACATGATAGAAATATTATAACTTTACAAGCGACTCCATCAGGATATAAATTTTATAAGTCGTTCGGATTCAGTGAATTATTCGCTATAAAAGTCTATTCGCCTGAGAAAGAAATTTTTTAATTATTATATTTTGTAAAATTTTATATATAATTTCACGTGTAATAATTTTTTTTCGGGAAGTGTTTTAACTTGAATAATTTAAAATGGGGCGGCGTTGATTGTCTCGAACTCGCTAATAAATTCGGGACTCCTTTGTACGTTTATGATACGGGAATAATTAAATCTCGCTGCAAAGAACTTAGAGACACTTTTATAAAACGCTGGGATGAGAAAAATGTTAGAGTCCGTTATGCAAGCAAGGCTTTCTTGACCCGTTCAATGGCAAAATTAATCGAACATGAAGGGATCGGCCTCGATGTCGTATCACTGGGCGAATTATACACGGCTTTGAGCGCAGAATTTCCACCTGAAAGAATCGAAATGAACGGTAACGCTAAGAGTCATGATGAGATTTCTTTATGCGTTAAATCAGGAGTCGGCCGCATAATCGTAGATCACCCTGACGAGCTGCAAATTATAGAGAAATACGCGCAGGAATTCGGACGTGTTCAAAAAATTTTGATTCGAGTAGCTCCCGGAGTCGACGCTCATACTCACGCATATATAGCAACTGGTCAAACTGGCAGCAAATTCGGATTTCCACTTGACGGCGATATGTTACCAGACGCGATAAAATATGCAATGACGAGTAAATATTTATATCTCACCGGGCTTCATTTTCATGTAGGATCGCAATTATTTGAAATCGATGATTATTTGAAGTCGCTTGATATAATTATTAACCTCATGAAAAAATTGCATGACTCGTTAAACTTTACGACTCGTGAATTAAATCTCGGCGGAGGATTCGGGGCTGTCATAAATCCTGCTATACCCGCAATGAAAGCAAGTTTTTACACTGACCCGATGATGCAGTTACTACACGAGAAATGCAGCGAATATAATATTGAAATCCCCCGTGCTGTGATTGAGCCCGGACGCTGGATAATTTCAGAATCGGGAATAACTCTTTACAGTGTTGAGAATATAAAATCTTTAACGGGAATAACTTTTATAGCAGTAAACGGGGGAATGGCTGATAATCCTAGATACGCTCTCTATCAGGCAGAATATAACGCAGTCAGAGTCAAAAATTTTGATGAGCCTGCAAATTATAATAACACTCAAG encodes:
- a CDS encoding GNAT family N-acetyltransferase — its product is MNNLIWDELKFFISRLKSLSISDSLNLDNNNHGFCVSVKCELESWVYCPDNINQDICDKVINFFTGRESFMWPVYNNADTKILDDSGLFYAGDLIAMSLNPENAITSKANPNIKIERVINNSREWAVTAGISFGSQENEITRNYINFISAMNQDRQNLALYLAKLDNKPAGTFLLTRKNGVYYFGVKPEFRRMGIAAAMMSEICRLSNLHDRNIITLQATPSGYKFYKSFGFSELFAIKVYSPEKEIF
- the lysA gene encoding diaminopimelate decarboxylase, which encodes MNNLKWGGVDCLELANKFGTPLYVYDTGIIKSRCKELRDTFIKRWDEKNVRVRYASKAFLTRSMAKLIEHEGIGLDVVSLGELYTALSAEFPPERIEMNGNAKSHDEISLCVKSGVGRIIVDHPDELQIIEKYAQEFGRVQKILIRVAPGVDAHTHAYIATGQTGSKFGFPLDGDMLPDAIKYAMTSKYLYLTGLHFHVGSQLFEIDDYLKSLDIIINLMKKLHDSLNFTTRELNLGGGFGAVINPAIPAMKASFYTDPMMQLLHEKCSEYNIEIPRAVIEPGRWIISESGITLYSVENIKSLTGITFIAVNGGMADNPRYALYQAEYNAVRVKNFDEPANYNNTQVSIVGKCCESGDILIDNAKIQEVKPGDIIALYNTGAYTFSMSSTYNKLQRPAVVFVENGNSKLVVERQSLEDITRGDLLID